The DNA region GTAGGCTTTCAAtatcttagattagcaatcccctgattgcaaaccaaataaaATCTCTGTGCCTCTTTCTCTGTTTTAATTAGTGTCTTAATtcattttatacaagtgtttattttaatcaagctataaagtttgagaaaggttttgtttgttttattttgtgcagggcaattcacccgtCTTGTCGGCCGTAAAGCACCAATAGGAGGATCCTACCTGCCAATCCTACATCGCATTGAGTTTTTGTTTCTACTATTGCTTTTACTTGTATTTGATTTTCCGAACATGTTCATGTAATAATTAACTTGCATGAGGATTTTTCTCTTATGTTGGTTTTTGGTTTGATTTTGTAGTTTGTTGTGTTAAGCTGGGCCGACTTGCAGTCTAGTCAGTTATCTTGCATGGTTGTTTTTGTACTAATAGTGTGggctataatttttataattgtaCAACCTTGTAACATTATATCCAGATTCCGTACGTTGTTATAAAAGGAGAGATGTTATTCATTTGTCGGACATAGACTTCTCAAAAGCATGAcatttcatcttcctcttctcatAACcctcctttttaatttattatttattttccagCTAGCTAACAATAACTCtagttcttcttcctctcctataATAGCATCCCTtgttttgtcttttctttcttgtcaTCAAGGCTTATCGACACCATCATAAAATAGGGTAAGACTtcccttctcttttttttttttttttttagttaagcTAAATTAATTGACTATTACTTCTTTATTtattaagttatcattttttatttgtttagtgatataatttaaaaaaaagattATCAAACTAGTAAAAATACTTTAATCCTTTTAAGTCTCTATAACGTAACATCAATATAGTAAAAGTCTTTCAATTTTTAATATCTAAAtttattcaatttcattttttagCAGTAACTATTAGTCATTCTCTCTTTATATTGAactgagattaaaaaaaaaatagatatatgAATATTATGTTAATGCACgagatgaaataaaatatttctatctAAAAATGAATTATTATCAATTCCATATGTTGCAGTATTTGGGTACCAACTTTATTCTATTAAGTGCAAATCCCTTCCACTTTAATTCCTGGATACAATAATTAAAGCCCTAAAGTTAAAACCTTGCATGTGATTAGATTAGGTCAAGCATCCTATCAACCAACTGTCCATCATAACTCTTTGTCACGTACAAAATGTCCTTATTAATGCATACAAAATTCGGACCCTAAAATTTTGGCCTAAATTTTAGGCTAATCATTCTTAATTATTCAAATCGCCCatcctaatttttttaaattattgttttttaaaatatatttttatcacTTTTCTCTCTTTGCCTCATGCTTCTTCGATCAAGGGCCACTAGAATGAGCCATAAAATCATGGCCGAATGCTACTATTCTTGGTTGAGAAGTTTCAATAGGTTGATCATAAAATTATAGTCGGATGACTATAAAATCTTGGCTAAGTTTCTGTATCATTGTGAATTgatcataattttataattaattaattgatcatTGGATATGAAATCAAAAAGACTATGAAATGATGAACATGTGATCGAGCTATCTTTTAGCCATGATCTCATAACTagtttggatcgattggtcgtTGATACGGCTGGTAATAGAGGGGCCCAAAAGGAAAGGATGAGAAGGGTTAAGGTCATATAACGGTCAAAAGTCAAGGTAAGGTGGTAGTCAATAGTCGAGCTGACggggcagtcaaagtcaagcataTGGGGTAGTCAGAGGCCAGACAGACTTGTCGATCAAGGGAGCAAAGCAGTAGAAAgacaaagggagacgacaggcgaAACACACGGTACagatcgggatcggcagagctgttcagagacagctcAATCTACAGGTCTGCgttcgaaggcccggagcataagtcacacggtacAGGTCAGGATCGGCAGAActgttcagagacagctcgatctacaggcctgcgtttgaaggcccggagcataagtcacacggtacaggtcgggatcggcagaactgttcagagacagctcgatctacaggctgCGCTTAAAAGCTGGGGAGCAGGCCTGTTAGGAGGATGTGAAACGGTAATCACTACATACTAGCAATATGTGTgaaggcggaggtttctaaaTGAAAAGATGCCCTCGTAACCAATAGCAGTctgacagatgtccttcattacaagacaaaacccatgtgtaaaggcggaggttcctaaacgagaAGATACTTTCACAACCAATAGTGGCATgacaggtgtccgggactacacgacaaagccccagcgtctaacgttttctgacatgATAGCAGGTTCTAGAAGCAGGGGCGAGGGATAAAAGGAGGAGGATCCTTCGTGCGCGGGGGCGCTCTCTCATCACTTTTTCCATAACTTTTCACTTTCAGTCTTTTTAGGCTCTCTGtgtttttctggggaaaaatgacctgacttgagcgtcggagggccggacccggggactttttccctgggatTTTGGTCTCTAACGAGGGGAAGATCGTTTGAGTGTGCGTAGGGGCctgcagcatcgtcagccgcccgtgggagctaGATCACCCACGACTTTCCATCAACAACCAGGTCATCGCGACCaaccttcgtccgactcagctttcgaACAGGATTAATTGTGATTTCATGATTGTCTCAACCACCTAGTCGAGTGGTAGTGGGTTGGATAAGTAGAGGGAGGAAGGGTGTTTTGgaaaattaatttatgatttgatATTTAAAAAACTTAGGGTGTGATTTAGTAAATTATGGATATCGCCTACAGGGTTACCGACGGGCAGGCCCCACCTCGACACGCCAGCGCCCGACACGTGGACGAGAGGAAAACGTGCAAGGGGAGAGGCAACGGCGCCAAGGGGATTCCCACGTGCGGCACGAGGGACGTGCCGAAGTCGCAACCCGACTCGGCCACGTGTGAATCCCGCGCGCCACGCGCACTGCGGGGCCGGCGCACGTGCTGTCTGCTCTGCTAGAGCCGCCGACGACAAGACGACGCCCATCGCCCGCCAAAACCAACACTCCTCTCTGGCTCTCTCACGAGGCTTCATCCAATGCATTGGAATCTTTTTCATGTCCTCCctttaactttatcattttctCAATTAGCCCCTTTCGGCTGACTTAAACCAAAACTCTTATTCGATCTTAAGGGCAGTTTTGAAAAGATGTTAATGCCGAAGTTTTTTCTTTAAAATGGTCCTGTGTTTTTTGAGCATGAGTCTTAATAATTGGATAGAATTGGTCACGTCAGCATTTATGGTGCGAAATAGTATTTAATTATCTCAATTATTCAGAGtcaattaataaattattgaACTTTAGGAAAATTGCAtgcatgcttttaaaatattaaatgtcCGTCTAATTTCTGTTAattgatattaaatatttaatttaattaatcaatttgattctctgattttttttaaatcagaAAGCACTCAAAAATTAATcactcattaaaaaaaattatctattaatttgATTGAATTATTAAATGTTTGAAAAAGACGTGCAAATGTCCATCTGCTTCATATCCTTCCTCTGTCACATTTTAATTCCTTTTCGACCAAATGATCAGAAACCTTTTGCCTCATTTTTAGTTGGGTAAATTTGCATGCACTCCCTATTGATAAATATAACTTTACATGTAGTCTTAGGGATGATCATGAATCGAGTTAGTtcagttattgggataaaaaactatccggctctactagatcggataatgtaatatcatgaccctacatccgaccctatatccggtGATTATTATGTATTAAATATCcgacgggttgtcagttatttggatatccgaccctatatccaatgaaatataaaataataaaaaataaaaattttaaaatgataatagacattactcattacacgttgtagtagctaatcgtcaatagctgctacaacgtgtaacaacttattggcagtagctactacaacgtgtagcagcttatccgCAGTAACTACTATAACGTGTAACAACTTATCGGcattagttgctacaagtaggggtgatcgcggatcgggttggttcagttattgggataaaaaactatccggccctactagatcagataatgtaatatcatgaccctacatccggccctatatccggcggatttTGTTTTTTCGGttcgggtcggtataagcgggttggtcggtttggcgggttgactgctcacccctatgTAGTCCCCATCCATAAAAAACTTTCTTTTCACTCCCCAAccaaacatatttacctaattgctcatgatatttttaggtacaaaaagtccaaaaatcagtataaatcctcttaaattcagtatattaaattagaatctagtatattttctattaaattgagtacgattcttttttcacctcaaaatatactcgattttagtttaatgtgctgaatttaatagaaaatatactcgatttttaatataaagtactgactttaagaagaattatactcattttcggactttttgtactcaatttttgactttttgtacctaaaaaatatgggttaatttcaatagaaaatatactcgatcctagtatagagtactggattatagtgtaaagtgctgaatttaacaggaattatacttatttttagactttttatacctaaaaaataagagggacaattttgatagaaaatatacttgatttttaatataaagtactgactttaagaaaaattatactcattttcagattttttgtactcaattttggactttttgtacctaaaaatctgaggggcaatttaggtatcaatatttacATGAGgaagttgaaacaagtaatactttgcatgcagggagtggaaacaaagttttgtAGGCATAGGAATTACATACAAAGTTATGATTACCATTAgggatttttctttaatttaccgtttttagtttctaaaaataatttttaaactatttttttattgCATAATTAAAAGAATGGCATAAATCTGGCTTGGCTGTACGACACGCCACGTCTGGTCGGGAACTTTGTTCCCAGCCGTCGATTTCGAACCCGAGATTCGTGCTGCCGAGGTATGTCCCCTGCGAGCGCGCTTACGGGTTACGGACGCATAGAGCGTGGAGAAAAATGTTTCAGGGTGTCGAAGTTCACCTTCTTTTAAATTGGTCCTCTGGTGGGACCCACCTTATCAAAACGAATGACCCGATAGGTGGATTTGTGGGTCTGGGGGTATAGTGGCGCCGGGCCCGATGGTGCCAGGCTTCAGGTTCGGTTCTTCAATGGCTGGGCGCCTCCTCGATGCTCCTCCGTGAACCGAGCGCCCCAGCGGATCCCGAAACCGCTCTCGTTCATCCGCCAAAACCGCCGCCTCGCATGCGACCGGCCTCCATGGCTCCTCCGCCTTCCTTCTCCTCGTCCTCCTCGTCCTCCGTCGCCGTCCGCCGCGACCACCCCCACCGTTCCGCTTCCCTCTGGGCCTCGCTCTCGGTCGGCGACCGCGGACGTCCCAGTCGACGCCGCCGCGACTGCCAGTCGGAGCCCTCCTCCCCGTCCCGCCTCTTCTCCCGAAATGGACGCCTCCACGGCGACGTTAGCCTCAATGACATCGTCGGAAACGGCGTCTCCGGCGTCCTCCATAAGTGGGTTAACTACGGCCGCGGCTGGCGCCCGCGGTTGTTCGTCCTACAGGATGACGTCCTGTCCTACTACAAGATTCACGGACCCGACCGCATCGAGCTTGCTCCCGATGCGAAGGTGGCCTACAAGGTCATTGGCGAGGAATCCATTCGTCGGATCTTACACCCAAAGAATGGCCACCCTCATCTCCCCTGCAAGCCCGTCGGTGAAGTCCATCTCAAGGCAAGAATCACTCGCCCTTTATCCTCCCGTTCCCAGCCAAGCTATATCATTGCGCCATTTCAACCTTCTCTCGTTGTTCCTTTAGGTTTCCTCGATTAAGGAGAGTGGATCCGACAAGAAGAGATTCTCGATCTTCACGGGGACAAAAAGGCTACACTTGAGGGCGGCCACGAGAGAGGAACGTGAGGCATGGATGGAAGTGCTGCGAGCAGTGAAGAGCATGTTCCCCAGGGAATTGAATAGGGAGCTTATGGCGCCGACTGATATGGTGGTCGTCTCCACAGAGAAGCTGAGGCAGAGACTTCAGCAGGAGGGATTGAGCGAATCCGCAATTCAAGACAGCGAGCAGATTATGCGGCGTGAGTTTGCTTCCTTGCAGAATCAGCTTCTTTTGTTTAAGCAGAAGCAAACTTTTCTCCTTGATACCATTCGCCAATTAGAGGTAAAagataatcttttttttttctcaaaaaaaaatcaatttctatAATCGGGAGCTTATAAGTTATAGATGGAATGCTAGCCTCCTGATTGATGAACTCTTAGACAAAGTTCTTGTCCATTGCCTCTTTCTCTTGGAGTTGAAATGCAATTTGAACAAACATAAAGCGGGCAAAACATTTGAATACAACCCAATCCCGGTGCACTTTTAGCACTGAACACTTTCGTAACTTATATTTAAAGTTTGATTACAACTGGTAATTTACTAGGTGCAAAGCTCAAAATCCAAGCATTATTTACCTTATGGTAATATCAGTCCCAGAAATTGTTGAACTCCTAATCATCCATCATCTTCCAATTTGATTGGTCTAGTAGTTTGATAACAATTCGTCTTTTTGATGAGATGGCTAAAGGAACTCAGTACAATCAATCAGAGGCTTTATAAATAGAAACTATAAACtggcaagaaataatttttttagaaatgaTTTAATCAGACAGAAATGTAGTGCTGTAAATTCAAAATACCTGAATTGTTCAACTAGGAAACATATGCTCAATGCCAAGGATTAAAATCTCAAGTTGTGCTAGAGTTTAGATCTTTAACTCGAATACAATATGGTATCCATACAGTGTCGATGTTCTGGCCTAGGGTGCTAGTGGCAAAGTGGAAGGAGAAATGAAATAGAAAAGAGATAACAACAACATGCCTAAGTTCACAATTTGTGTTCCATCTGAAATAGTACAATTTTACTATTAAGTTGTCTAGACAAGCTATGAACTATCAATTAATCTTAGCACGTGTTATAACATGTCAAGGGGTGCTAAATGTCAATATGACACGATACTCGTTTATATGATTGACGGAATGACACAAGATAGCTTTCAAATCATGCTCCGTTGTAGCAAAAAGGGTGATTTCGCTCACCCAAGCACCCCTCATAGCCTGTCCAcaggttatgtgaagggaggtaaaaTCATGAGGTTAGCTTATAGACGACATTCAAGTGGCTAGGGGTGGGAGGAGTTTTTCCTTGAGGGCATGCGCCTGTCGGGAATTGATCCCTGCCCCATTGTGGCAAATCTATCACCCTCTAGCAAACTAGGCATCCCTGTGGGGATAGTTTCAAAATCATGTTCCGTTGTAGCGAATggtgattacgctcaccctaGGCACCCTTCACAATCCGTCCTCAGTTTATGTGAATGGAAGTAAATCACGAGGCCAGCTTATAGCTGACCGCCAAGTGGCTAGGAGTTGGAGAAGTATTTCCCCGAGGGCATAGGTCCGTCGGGAATTGATCCCTGCCCCATTGTAGCAAATCCGCCACCAAAATCATGCTCCTTGAACTATTATAAGGTTGTTCAGTTGaggtttttattattaattattttggtGAACTTTCAAATCGATTATTACATAGTTTCacatctttctctcttcctcactATTATCTAGCCATGTTTGCTCCATCTCCAAGTATTTTTGGTCAGTTACACAAATTCTATCCCCCCATTGTTATCTTAAGGCTCATCAAATAATTATCTATAATCAAGCCGTGCTTGTCCCTGCTAGAGTTGTCTACATGAATCTTATTCCTCTAGTGAGCTTCATGCAAGGTGATATcaagtaaataaattatattttatcatGTCAACTAATGCTTTCTttatctccctctcctccttacagCTTCCACTTTAATAAATACAAGTCTTCAACTATAACTTCTATTGGTTGTCTTTGAGCATGTTTGTATATCTAAATCTATTTTCGTGTAATCTTATCATTTAGAGTActcttttaattattattaattttgtgTTAGAATTTCTAGTAATTCTACATATTCATTTTAGCATTTCTGCACCCATGGAAGGGTTCTTGATTGATTGGCACTCCGCGTGTGTGTGTCAAGGTCAGCAACTGTGGATTgcgagggagaggagagaagagGGGTGGAGGCTTCAAGAGAGGGGAATGAGTTATGTGGAGAGTAAAGAGGAGACATATATCCGCACAAACATTTCAACTTTGCCGTTGACCAAAACAAATCATGGCATTGAATCAGTTCATCCTAATATAAACTTGGTTTATTGATTGTCTAAAGTTCAAATAAATTATGATGAGAAAATTAAATCAGATAAAAATTTGATACCAACATTCCTTTTGACACTAAAATCCACGACATTAGTTTTCTATGGTTCTATCCTAATCTTTTTCtaaatcaataaaaataatatgcAAATTGTTTTTTTTCCTCAATATTTTTCCATTAATTCTCTTATTTAATAAATAACATCTAGttgattttcattcaagaaacaaaatttattttcaaacaaaTGTTTCATCTATTTTACATCCTCAAATATATGATTGTGATCCATAACAAAATATATGGGTTCATATATTTCCCTTTCATCACAATCAAAGTCTTGTTGATTTTATTTCATCTAGAGCTGTAATCCTATCAGTGCCATTTCATTTGCAGACTGATTTATTACATACTAACATGGAATAACCAAAGACATTTCTATGAAACTCAAGTCAAAGATTGTAAGATAAATATCACCGCAAACTTGCatcaaatttcaatttcaaaaaaaTCAGTCACAGGATATAGAGTTTATGCTAATATAATCAAATTTCTGATGAGTTTGGTATAACTTAATGGGTTGGGCTTAATTCATGTTGGATTTtctcactcttttttttttcaaaatcataaaatatgaaTCATTTTGAATTGCTTTCGATTGTCATGATTCTTCAACAATTCTAATTTATATTTGCTAGACATTTTGATTACATCATATATTCATATTATACCATATGAATTATGAATAGCATGATCCTAATTTCTAAAAACTATGCACTATAtttgtctttttttaaaaaaaaaatcttgctaTTAAATATTACCTGTGAGGAACAAGAAAAGTTTGTTTCATATGTTCTGTTCTCACCCATATACTTCTTATTTGTTCCACATGTTTAATCAAATACTTGCATTTTTTTCCTCACTATGCAGACAGAAAAGGCTGATTTGGAGAATACACTTATTGATGATAGACACAAAGAATCTATAGAGTTTTCATCATCCTCTATTCCAGCGCATGAGCAATTTAATGGTATGCTGCATTAAAAGAAGATTTATTAAGaaaatcaaatatttttcttttccttgatgATCTACTACACAGTTGGCATAAAAATTCACGGTTGGTGGTTATAATTGTGAAGTTTGTTTCAGTAAGTGCTTATACTTCTGAAGTTTCGTAAGTAAAAGGTATATGAAAAACGCCATTCTGAAATTGATATAAGATTAGATTGGATAGAAGAAACAATTCTGCTCATGTTAAGCTTCTTTTGAGCTGTTTAACTGGCTGGTTGATGTATTTGTTAGGATTTAGGTCATGTTGCTTATTTATGAAGGTAGAAACTTAGAacattttgtgtgtgtgtgtacaAATCATATGCAATTCAAAATCACAATTATGTATTAGGACAATAATTAGTTGTCTGTTTACAGATTTGTTAACATTGGACTATTCCTTTCTTTTGTATCAACCATTAAATTCGAAAATATTAATGCAGCTTTGATTTGTAACAAATTATAATTTTTACcataaaatgtaattgttaaTGCTTGAACAAATTTTAAAGTGGTTAAGCAATGTAACTCTCAGTATTTACTTTTTAATCTGTTTTGTTCCAGGTAATTATTCACCAGAGGAAACTGCTAGTGAATCTGATGACAATGAAAGGCATGATGCTGTTAATGGGAAGACTGATCAAGAAGATATTACATTTTTTGATTCAAAAGATTTTCTCTCATCAACTTCTCTCAGCTGTGGTTCTGATTTTCCAAGATGTCAGATAGAGTCTGATGATGAAAACAGATATAGTGTTAGTTCTCTTGATAGTACTACTGACGACTCCTCTATGATGTCTATGGGAACGAAGTGCATCTATATTAGGAGGCGCAAAAAGTTACCTGATCCAGTGGAGAAGGAAAAGAGCGTGAGCCTCTGGTCAATAATCAAGGACAACATTGGAAAGGATCTCACCAAAGTTTGTCTGCCAGTTTATTTTAATGAGCCACTGTCATCTCTTCAAAAGTGCTGTGAAG from Zingiber officinale cultivar Zhangliang chromosome 4B, Zo_v1.1, whole genome shotgun sequence includes:
- the LOC121977065 gene encoding oxysterol-binding protein-related protein 1C-like — translated: MRPASMAPPPSFSSSSSSSVAVRRDHPHRSASLWASLSVGDRGRPSRRRRDCQSEPSSPSRLFSRNGRLHGDVSLNDIVGNGVSGVLHKWVNYGRGWRPRLFVLQDDVLSYYKIHGPDRIELAPDAKVAYKVIGEESIRRILHPKNGHPHLPCKPVGEVHLKVSSIKESGSDKKRFSIFTGTKRLHLRAATREEREAWMEVLRAVKSMFPRELNRELMAPTDMVVVSTEKLRQRLQQEGLSESAIQDSEQIMRREFASLQNQLLLFKQKQTFLLDTIRQLETEKADLENTLIDDRHKESIEFSSSSIPAHEQFNGNYSPEETASESDDNERHDAVNGKTDQEDITFFDSKDFLSSTSLSCGSDFPRCQIESDDENRYSVSSLDSTTDDSSMMSMGTKCIYIRRRKKLPDPVEKEKSVSLWSIIKDNIGKDLTKVCLPVYFNEPLSSLQKCCEDFEYSYLVDRAYEFGKKGDGLMRILNVAAFAVSGYASTDGRSCKPFNPLLGETYEAEFPEKGLRFFSEKVSHHPAILACHCEGNGWRFWGDSNLKSKFWGRSIQLDPVGVLNLGFDDGEIFQWNKVTTSIYNLILGKLYCDHYGTMRIQGNGEYSCKLKFKEQSIIDRNPHQVQGVVQDRSGKTVATLIGKWDESMHYIMGNGSVKGKGSEGIPEARLLWKQNKPPKHAARYNLTRFAITLNELMPGLKEKLPLTDSRLRPDQRCLENGEYEMANAEKLRLEERQRQARKMQETGWKPRWFAKDKASDAYHYVGGYWESREQGNWQGCIDIFGKNSSDQLVVE